CTAAAGTTAGCGATGCCTTCTTGATCATCTACTGAGAGTTCACTCAGTCCACTCACATCGAGCCCATAGTTACTGGAAAGTAAATTTTGTCCATTGTAGGTGCTCTGTTCTGCAATGTCTTGCATGGAGCTGCTAATCGCGTCAAACTCCTCTTGAATCATCGCTTTTTGATCGCTACTTAAGGAAGCATTATTGTAACTCACAGAGAGTTCATTGAGCTTATCCGTTCCCGCACTAATCGCTTGCAATGAAGAGTCTGCAATCTGGTACATGCTGATCGTCTCATTGGCATTTTGAACATTTTGCGTCAATGAAGAAATTTGAGAACTCAGCGCATCGGAGATGATAAGATTGGCACTGTCTTTGCCACTGAGTTCTTGAACGGCTGCAATTTTTTCTAATGTAGTATCGGTGTTGGTTTTATTGTCAGAAATAAGGTTTAAAATCTGACTATTGGAACTGCTTGAAATAGTCATCACAGGCTCCTTGTTTAAAGATGTCTTTATTATACTACTCCTATGATACACTTGTCAAATAAGAAGCGGAATTAAAATTGCTTTAAAATCAAAAAAATGGCACAAAGGGCTAGCGTGTTTAATGGTAAAAATATACTCATTACGGGTGGTACGGGCAGCTTTGGTAAAAAATATACCGAGATTCTTTTAAAAAATTACAAACCCAACAAGATCATCATCTTTTCACGCGATGAGCTTAAACAGTACGAAATGGCGCAACAATTTAGCGATCCTTGCATGCGTTTTTTTATCGGCGACGTGAGAGACGCTGCACGCCTTAAAAATGCCATGTATGGTGTGCATTTTGTGATTCATGCTGCCGCACTCAAGCATGTACCTATCGCTGAGTACAATCCCATGGAGTGTATCAAAACCAACATTAACGGGGCAGGAAATGTCATCGATGCTGCACTCGAATGTGGAGTGCAAAAAGTGATCGCTCTCTCCACTGATAAAGCCGCCAATCCCATCAACCTTTATGGGGCTACGAAACTTGCGAGTGACAAGCTGTTTGTCTCTGCCAATAATATCAAAGGTGCAAGACGTACGCAGTTTTCAGTTGTTCGCTACGGCAATGTCGTTGGAAGCCGTGGCTCTGTCGTACCGTTTTTCAAAAAACTGATTTCGGAGGGAGTACAAGAGTTGCCCATTACCGAACTTGATATGACACGCTTTTGGATTACACTCGAACAAGGGGTCTCTTTTGTTTTAAAAAACTTTGAGCGGATGCAAGGTGGCGAGATCTTTATCCCAAAAATTCCTTCTATGAAAATGGTTGACCTAGCCAAGGCAATGGCACCAAACCTTGGCATCAAAGTCATAGGTATCCGCCCAGGGGAAAAGATGCACGAAGTGATGGTTCCTAAAGATGATAGCCATTTAACCCTTGAATTTCACGACCATTATGTCATTCAACCTAGCATCGTTTTTACCCAACACAATGACTTTACATGTAATGCCCTTGGCGAAAAGGGAGATGCCGTCAAATACGGATTTGAATACAGTTCAGAGAGTAATAAAGAGTGGCTTGACG
Above is a genomic segment from Sulfurospirillum halorespirans DSM 13726 containing:
- a CDS encoding flagellin encodes the protein MTISSSSNSQILNLISDNKTNTDTTLEKIAAVQELSGKDSANLIISDALSSQISSLTQNVQNANETISMYQIADSSLQAISAGTDKLNELSVSYNNASLSSDQKAMIQEEFDAISSSMQDIAEQSTYNGQNLLSSNYGLDVSGLSELSVDDQEGIANFRENLSTLSQTTSTQINSASSSITNSLTAITNLSSANSQISETPLDQKIASLKSDEIKLTSSVLAQVHQNSMMQQSVSTLLS
- the pseB gene encoding UDP-N-acetylglucosamine 4,6-dehydratase (inverting); translated protein: MFNGKNILITGGTGSFGKKYTEILLKNYKPNKIIIFSRDELKQYEMAQQFSDPCMRFFIGDVRDAARLKNAMYGVHFVIHAAALKHVPIAEYNPMECIKTNINGAGNVIDAALECGVQKVIALSTDKAANPINLYGATKLASDKLFVSANNIKGARRTQFSVVRYGNVVGSRGSVVPFFKKLISEGVQELPITELDMTRFWITLEQGVSFVLKNFERMQGGEIFIPKIPSMKMVDLAKAMAPNLGIKVIGIRPGEKMHEVMVPKDDSHLTLEFHDHYVIQPSIVFTQHNDFTCNALGEKGDAVKYGFEYSSESNKEWLDAKGLMEMINA